The following are from one region of the Etheostoma spectabile isolate EspeVRDwgs_2016 chromosome 2, UIUC_Espe_1.0, whole genome shotgun sequence genome:
- the polg2 gene encoding DNA polymerase subunit gamma-2, mitochondrial isoform X2 yields the protein MFIHGSVRFLLIRIHYFNRQSLSLLFIMLFYRVRNVIARRLCVLKTSQCRIILAQQHTKRHSSTSSSEDLDKVRTLLQLCVDRYFVLPGQTNTELFQLGLSCSYGPLGMELRRNLLDQWWHSVTRSTAQVFGINTLSSSKDTATGGRGQLRIVESENVKRLLEQQDLSKEQLILNIQSLIQKSTSLRTNFLHGALEQFVPSLELVNRKLPFGLAETGLCFQPSDGSVEVTQTSLVWFCSPRTSSQWLDHWTRHRLKWWRKFALSPSDFSSSEVPEEEREQEASRGVRIIYRFPWGQEPLETLWSRGNTELLQTHKGVRSKLQCRDSRKSVPHVVSVTGNMDRGVMAFLSNSLQHLKKEDSKQKLLQRKVLKLHPVLAPVKVALDIGRGATVELRQVCEGLLQEFMEAKISAWPGYLETMPMSMEQLNAKYDEMGVLFTVVISENTLESGLLQVRSRDTTIKETKHISEIKSFLSRYISAADNI from the exons ATGTTTATTCATGGAAGTGTCCGATTTTTACTCATAAGGATTCATTACTTCAATAGACAATCTTTGAGTTTGCTtttcatcatgttattttaccGTGTCAGAAACGTGATAGCAAGGCGCCTTTGCGTATTAAAAACCTCACAGTGCAGAATAATACTCGCTCAGCAACACACCAAGAGACACAGCAGCACATCATCGAGTGAGGATTTGGATAAGGTCAGGACTTTGCTGCAGCTTTGTGTGGACAGATACTTCGTTTTACCTGGCCAGACTAACACAGAGCTGTTTCAGCTTGGTCTCAGCTGTAGTTATGGACCTCTGGGCATGGAGCTGAGGAGAAACCTGCTGGATCAGTGGTGGCACTCTGTGACCAGGTCCACAGCTCAGGTGTTTGGGATAAACACTCTGAGCAGCAGCAAGGACACAGCAACAGGTGGACGGGGGCAACTGAGGATTGTTGagtctgaaaatgtaaaacGCCTCCTCGAACAGCAAGACTTGAGCAAGGAGCAGCTTATCCTGAACATACAGTCGCTCATTCAGAAGTCCACATCTCTGAGGACAAACTTTCTACATG GGGCCTTGGAGCAGTTTGTCCCCTCGTTGGAGCTTGTGAACAGGAAGCTGCCCTTCGGCCTGGCTGAGACTGGTCTGTGTTTCCAGCCCTCAGATGGCTCTG TTGAGGTGACCCAGACGTCTCTAGTGTGGTTCTGCTCTCCTCGTACCTCTTCCCAGTGGCTGGATCACTGGACGCGACACAGACTGAAGTGGTGGAGGAAA TTTGCCCTGTCTCCATCAGACTTCAGCAGTAGTGAAGTCCCAGAAGAAGAGCGTGAGCAGGAGGCGTCTCGTGGTGTGAGGATCATCTACAGATTCCCATGGGGACAGGAGCCACTGGAGACGCTGTGGAGCCGAGGAAACACAGAGctgctgcagacacacaaaggAGTCCGTTCCAAACTACAA TGTCGAGATAGTCGTAAGTCAGTTCCTCACGTCGTCTCAGTGACCGGAAACATGGACCGCGGTGTGATGGCCTTTCTTTCCAACTCACTCCAGCATCTCAAGAAAGAAGACAGCAAGCAGAAGCTGCTGCAGAGAAAG GTTCTGAAGTTGCACCCAGTGTTGGCCCCAGTGAAAGTGGCTTTAGACATTGGCAGGGGAGCCACTGTGGAGCTGAGGCAG GTTTGTGAAGGGTTGCTGCAGGAGTTTATGGAAGCTAAGATCTCTGCGTGGCCTGGGTATCTTGAAACTATGCCAATGTCAATGGAGCAGCTGAATGCAAA GTACGATGAGATGGGAGTGCTCTTCACTGTGGTGATCAGTGAGAACACGCTGGAGAGTGGCCTCCTTCAAGTCCGCAGCAGAGACACCACCATCAAAGAGACCAAGCACATCTCTGAGATCAAGAGCTTTCTCTCCAGATACATTTCTGCCGCCGACAACATCTGA
- the polg2 gene encoding DNA polymerase subunit gamma-2, mitochondrial isoform X1: MFIHGSVRFLLIRIHYFNRQSLSLLFIMLFYRVRNVIARRLCVLKTSQCRIILAQQHTKRHSSTSSSEDLDKVRTLLQLCVDRYFVLPGQTNTELFQLGLSCSYGPLGMELRRNLLDQWWHSVTRSTAQVFGINTLSSSKDTATGGRGQLRIVESENVKRLLEQQDLSKEQLILNIQSLIQKSTSLRTNFLHGALEQFVPSLELVNRKLPFGLAETGLCFQPSDGSGCPVEVTQTSLVWFCSPRTSSQWLDHWTRHRLKWWRKFALSPSDFSSSEVPEEEREQEASRGVRIIYRFPWGQEPLETLWSRGNTELLQTHKGVRSKLQCRDSRKSVPHVVSVTGNMDRGVMAFLSNSLQHLKKEDSKQKLLQRKVLKLHPVLAPVKVALDIGRGATVELRQVCEGLLQEFMEAKISAWPGYLETMPMSMEQLNAKYDEMGVLFTVVISENTLESGLLQVRSRDTTIKETKHISEIKSFLSRYISAADNI, from the exons ATGTTTATTCATGGAAGTGTCCGATTTTTACTCATAAGGATTCATTACTTCAATAGACAATCTTTGAGTTTGCTtttcatcatgttattttaccGTGTCAGAAACGTGATAGCAAGGCGCCTTTGCGTATTAAAAACCTCACAGTGCAGAATAATACTCGCTCAGCAACACACCAAGAGACACAGCAGCACATCATCGAGTGAGGATTTGGATAAGGTCAGGACTTTGCTGCAGCTTTGTGTGGACAGATACTTCGTTTTACCTGGCCAGACTAACACAGAGCTGTTTCAGCTTGGTCTCAGCTGTAGTTATGGACCTCTGGGCATGGAGCTGAGGAGAAACCTGCTGGATCAGTGGTGGCACTCTGTGACCAGGTCCACAGCTCAGGTGTTTGGGATAAACACTCTGAGCAGCAGCAAGGACACAGCAACAGGTGGACGGGGGCAACTGAGGATTGTTGagtctgaaaatgtaaaacGCCTCCTCGAACAGCAAGACTTGAGCAAGGAGCAGCTTATCCTGAACATACAGTCGCTCATTCAGAAGTCCACATCTCTGAGGACAAACTTTCTACATG GGGCCTTGGAGCAGTTTGTCCCCTCGTTGGAGCTTGTGAACAGGAAGCTGCCCTTCGGCCTGGCTGAGACTGGTCTGTGTTTCCAGCCCTCAGATGGCTCTGGTTG CCCAGTTGAGGTGACCCAGACGTCTCTAGTGTGGTTCTGCTCTCCTCGTACCTCTTCCCAGTGGCTGGATCACTGGACGCGACACAGACTGAAGTGGTGGAGGAAA TTTGCCCTGTCTCCATCAGACTTCAGCAGTAGTGAAGTCCCAGAAGAAGAGCGTGAGCAGGAGGCGTCTCGTGGTGTGAGGATCATCTACAGATTCCCATGGGGACAGGAGCCACTGGAGACGCTGTGGAGCCGAGGAAACACAGAGctgctgcagacacacaaaggAGTCCGTTCCAAACTACAA TGTCGAGATAGTCGTAAGTCAGTTCCTCACGTCGTCTCAGTGACCGGAAACATGGACCGCGGTGTGATGGCCTTTCTTTCCAACTCACTCCAGCATCTCAAGAAAGAAGACAGCAAGCAGAAGCTGCTGCAGAGAAAG GTTCTGAAGTTGCACCCAGTGTTGGCCCCAGTGAAAGTGGCTTTAGACATTGGCAGGGGAGCCACTGTGGAGCTGAGGCAG GTTTGTGAAGGGTTGCTGCAGGAGTTTATGGAAGCTAAGATCTCTGCGTGGCCTGGGTATCTTGAAACTATGCCAATGTCAATGGAGCAGCTGAATGCAAA GTACGATGAGATGGGAGTGCTCTTCACTGTGGTGATCAGTGAGAACACGCTGGAGAGTGGCCTCCTTCAAGTCCGCAGCAGAGACACCACCATCAAAGAGACCAAGCACATCTCTGAGATCAAGAGCTTTCTCTCCAGATACATTTCTGCCGCCGACAACATCTGA